In Nocardia sputorum, a single genomic region encodes these proteins:
- a CDS encoding TetR/AcrR family transcriptional regulator: protein MTNARPLRADARRNRDRLLEVAVRAFSQDGSDVTLDAIAKEAGVGIGTLYRHFPTREALIDAAYRSELTRLCDSADDLLAVQPPDRALRTWMDRFVDYTTTKRGMGDALRALIASGGNPFSESRDRLTTAVTTLLRAGAEAGTLRSDVAPDDVLVGLSGISLATESPERRGQAGRLLDLFVDGLRPRP from the coding sequence ATGACCAACGCACGCCCGCTGCGCGCCGATGCCCGCCGCAACCGAGACCGGCTGCTCGAGGTCGCTGTGCGCGCGTTCTCGCAGGACGGATCGGACGTCACACTCGATGCCATCGCCAAGGAAGCGGGCGTCGGCATCGGGACGCTCTACCGCCACTTCCCCACCCGCGAGGCGCTCATCGACGCCGCCTACCGCAGCGAACTCACCCGGCTGTGCGACTCCGCCGACGACCTCCTGGCCGTCCAGCCGCCGGATCGCGCGTTGCGCACGTGGATGGACCGTTTCGTCGACTACACGACCACCAAACGCGGCATGGGCGACGCCCTGCGCGCACTGATCGCCTCCGGCGGCAACCCGTTCTCCGAAAGTCGCGATCGTCTGACCACCGCCGTCACCACGCTGCTCCGAGCGGGAGCCGAGGCAGGCACGCTGCGGTCGGACGTCGCACCCGACGACGTACTCGTCGGTCTCAGCGGAATCTCGCTCGCCACCGAGAGCCCGGAACGCCGGGGCCAGGCCGGCCGCCTGCTCGACCTGTTCGTGGACGGATTGCGACCCCGCCCCTGA
- a CDS encoding ABC transporter permease encodes MNLWSYVRGRGEILAFLTYQHASLAFQTVLVGTVVAVLIAVAVYRLPLVSALSLTSSRVALTIPSLALLAILLVPFGLGVTPSFVMLAFFAALPVIGNAIVGLRSVPAAVVESARGIGFSRWRILLTVELPIAWPVILTGIRVSTQMIVGVAAIVAYVLGPGLGSLIFNGLSRLGGANALEMALTGTILIVIIALVFDALLVLLGRLTIAKGLS; translated from the coding sequence GTGAATTTATGGAGCTACGTCCGCGGGCGGGGAGAGATTCTGGCGTTTCTCACCTATCAGCATGCCTCGCTGGCATTCCAGACAGTTCTGGTCGGGACCGTCGTCGCCGTGCTCATCGCGGTGGCGGTTTATCGGCTGCCCCTGGTGTCGGCGCTCTCCCTGACCTCCAGCCGCGTCGCGCTGACGATTCCTTCGCTGGCACTGCTGGCGATCCTGCTGGTCCCGTTCGGCCTCGGCGTGACCCCGTCGTTCGTGATGCTGGCGTTTTTCGCGGCGCTGCCGGTGATCGGTAACGCGATTGTCGGTTTGCGGTCGGTGCCCGCCGCGGTGGTCGAATCCGCGCGCGGCATCGGCTTTTCGCGATGGCGCATTCTGCTGACCGTCGAATTGCCGATCGCCTGGCCGGTGATCCTCACCGGCATCCGGGTGTCCACCCAGATGATCGTGGGCGTCGCCGCCATCGTCGCCTATGTCCTCGGGCCGGGATTGGGGTCGCTGATCTTCAACGGGCTTTCCCGTCTGGGTGGAGCGAACGCCTTGGAGATGGCTCTGACCGGCACCATCCTCATCGTCATCATCGCGCTGGTGTTCGACGCGCTGCTCGTCCTGCTCGGACGCCTCACGATCGCAAAGGGACTGTCATGA
- a CDS encoding ATP-binding cassette domain-containing protein, with amino-acid sequence MTDDVSSQPASAPAERNVTGASIRLDSVVKRYKGQDRPAVRRLDLEIEAGDIVAFVGPSGCGKTTTLKMINRLIEPTEGRIFIGGRDVTREDPDKLRQSIGYVIQSGGLFPHWTVAKNVGAIPRVLGWDKKRIAERTEYLLDLVGLDPGTFADRLPKDMSGGQQQRVGVARALAADPPVLLMDEPFGAVDPITRVRLQDSLIAIQQELGKTIVIVTHDFEEATKLGDKVLILSEGGHVEQYASPEEILTDPATPFVEEFVGSGAKLAYLTVSRVRDVAYDEVITARVGEPAREVIDRAKAAGHTWVVVVDQAGRPRSWPSLTEVATKPEVSDYLDRRLPVVARSSTLNDALDAMLATSQGAALVTDGRGAVLGSLSIGTVTDVIRNKLAEGRADEAELSYTTYVEGSDPAPTPVVAADEEPGSAEPS; translated from the coding sequence ATGACCGATGATGTGAGCAGTCAGCCCGCTTCCGCGCCGGCGGAGCGCAACGTCACCGGCGCCTCCATCAGGCTGGATTCGGTCGTCAAGCGCTACAAGGGCCAGGACAGACCGGCGGTGCGACGCCTCGACCTCGAGATCGAGGCGGGCGACATCGTCGCGTTCGTCGGCCCGTCCGGGTGCGGCAAGACGACCACACTGAAGATGATCAACCGCCTGATCGAGCCGACCGAGGGCCGGATCTTCATCGGAGGTCGCGACGTCACCAGGGAGGACCCCGACAAGCTGCGGCAGTCGATCGGGTACGTCATCCAGTCCGGCGGTCTGTTCCCGCATTGGACGGTCGCCAAGAACGTCGGCGCCATCCCGCGGGTGCTCGGGTGGGACAAGAAGCGGATCGCCGAACGCACCGAGTACCTGCTCGATCTCGTCGGGCTCGACCCGGGCACCTTCGCCGACCGGCTGCCGAAGGACATGTCCGGCGGCCAGCAGCAGCGCGTCGGCGTGGCGCGGGCGCTCGCGGCGGACCCGCCGGTCCTGCTCATGGACGAGCCGTTCGGCGCGGTCGACCCGATCACCCGGGTCCGCCTGCAGGACAGCCTGATCGCGATCCAGCAGGAACTCGGCAAGACCATCGTGATCGTCACACACGACTTCGAGGAGGCCACCAAGCTCGGCGACAAGGTGCTCATCCTGTCCGAAGGAGGTCACGTCGAGCAGTACGCGAGCCCGGAGGAAATCCTCACCGACCCCGCCACGCCGTTCGTGGAGGAGTTCGTCGGGTCCGGCGCGAAGCTGGCGTATCTGACCGTGTCGCGGGTACGTGACGTCGCCTACGACGAGGTGATCACCGCCCGGGTCGGTGAGCCGGCGCGGGAGGTGATCGACCGTGCGAAGGCCGCCGGGCACACCTGGGTCGTCGTCGTCGACCAGGCCGGACGGCCGCGGTCGTGGCCCTCGCTGACCGAGGTGGCGACCAAACCGGAGGTCTCCGACTACCTCGATCGCCGGTTGCCCGTCGTGGCGCGCTCCTCGACCCTCAACGACGCGCTCGACGCCATGCTCGCCACCAGCCAGGGCGCGGCGCTCGTCACCGACGGCCGCGGCGCGGTGCTCGGCTCGCTGAGCATCGGCACGGTCACCGACGTCATCCGGAACAAGCTCGCCGAGGGGCGCGCCGACGAAGCGGAGCTCTCCTACACGACCTATGTCGAGGGCAGCGACCCGGCGCCGACCCCGGTGGTCGCCGCCGACGAGGAACCCGGATCGGCCGAGCCGTCATGA
- a CDS encoding ABC transporter permease gives MSRLRRVPLDVWFEPIIILVIGAGYVLWYRSTTFTATEKASLGWDNLQTTILRHIELTVVATVIVVVVAIPLGIALTRPALRRLEPIAVNIANVGQAAPAVGLLVLFTFWLGTGFRTAIVGLVVYAVLPILQNTIVGLRQVDQRTIEASRGIGYSAARTLAQVELPLAVPVILNGVRTALVILVGTATLSTFIGATSLGTLITTGVTLFLPKLLVSGAILVGLLALLIDWLGRLVELAATPRGLS, from the coding sequence ATGAGCCGCCTGCGCCGCGTTCCGCTCGACGTGTGGTTCGAGCCGATCATCATCCTCGTCATCGGCGCCGGATACGTCCTCTGGTACCGGTCGACGACGTTCACGGCCACGGAGAAGGCGTCCCTCGGATGGGACAACCTGCAGACCACGATCCTCCGGCACATCGAGCTCACCGTGGTGGCCACCGTGATCGTGGTCGTCGTGGCGATACCGCTGGGCATCGCCCTGACCCGCCCGGCGTTGCGACGACTCGAACCGATCGCCGTCAACATCGCCAATGTCGGCCAGGCCGCGCCCGCGGTCGGCCTGCTCGTCTTGTTCACCTTCTGGCTGGGAACCGGATTCCGTACGGCGATCGTCGGTCTCGTCGTGTACGCGGTGCTGCCGATCCTGCAGAACACGATCGTCGGGCTGCGGCAGGTCGATCAGCGCACCATCGAGGCGTCGCGCGGCATCGGCTATTCGGCCGCGCGGACGCTGGCGCAGGTCGAACTGCCGCTCGCGGTGCCGGTGATCCTCAACGGTGTGCGCACCGCGCTGGTGATCCTGGTCGGCACCGCGACGCTGAGCACGTTCATCGGGGCGACCAGCCTCGGCACCCTGATCACGACCGGCGTCACCCTCTTCCTCCCCAAACTGCTCGTCTCCGGCGCGATCCTGGTCGGCCTCCTGGCGTTGCTCATCGACTGGCTCGGCAGACTGGTCGAACTGGCCGCGACCCCGCGAGGTCTCTCATGA
- a CDS encoding glycine betaine ABC transporter substrate-binding protein: MRSPRARSATLVSALVLAAAMLAGCGLVSSSGTFHDARLPDRARPLDGAKLTVTSKSFTEGVLLGKITATYLAAAGANITDLTGAPGSASSRQAQLNGDADVLWEYTGTGWVNYHNQTETISDPHELWQRVHDIEKRDHDLEWLPPANFNDTYAFGASTPTAERLGVRSLSDVAALPVPDRTFCVDDEFFSRSDGFIPMLQKYGIPYNDPNGVPSGNVTRMDAGVVYTATAKSAPCNFGMIYTTDGRVKNLDLVVLDDDEKFFLPYSGTAVVRATVLDRYPQLRTLLGTISERLTDELMQDLNGRVDIDGEDPADVAYDWLKGQNLIE; this comes from the coding sequence ATGAGATCGCCCCGAGCCCGCTCGGCCACGCTGGTTTCCGCCCTCGTCCTCGCCGCGGCGATGCTCGCCGGTTGCGGTCTGGTGAGCTCGTCCGGAACCTTCCACGACGCGCGCCTGCCGGATCGGGCGCGGCCGCTGGACGGCGCGAAGCTGACCGTCACCTCGAAGAGCTTCACCGAGGGCGTACTACTGGGCAAGATCACCGCGACCTACCTGGCCGCGGCAGGCGCGAACATCACCGACCTGACCGGGGCGCCGGGGTCGGCGTCGTCGCGGCAAGCTCAGCTCAACGGCGACGCCGATGTGCTCTGGGAGTACACCGGCACCGGCTGGGTCAACTATCACAACCAGACCGAGACCATCTCCGACCCGCACGAACTCTGGCAGCGCGTCCACGACATCGAGAAGCGCGACCACGACTTGGAATGGCTGCCGCCGGCCAACTTCAACGACACCTACGCGTTCGGCGCGTCCACACCGACCGCCGAACGCCTGGGAGTTCGGTCGCTGTCGGACGTCGCGGCGCTCCCGGTTCCCGACCGGACCTTCTGCGTCGACGACGAATTCTTCAGCCGCTCGGACGGTTTCATTCCGATGCTGCAGAAGTACGGGATTCCCTACAACGATCCGAACGGCGTTCCGTCCGGCAACGTCACGCGGATGGACGCCGGAGTCGTCTACACGGCCACGGCCAAGAGCGCCCCGTGCAATTTCGGCATGATCTACACCACCGACGGCCGGGTCAAGAACCTCGACCTGGTCGTCCTCGACGACGACGAGAAGTTCTTCCTGCCCTACAGCGGCACGGCGGTCGTGCGAGCGACTGTCCTGGATCGCTACCCGCAGTTGCGTACCCTGCTCGGCACGATCTCCGAGCGCCTCACCGACGAGTTGATGCAGGACCTCAACGGTCGCGTCGACATCGACGGCGAGGATCCCGCAGACGTCGCCTATGACTGGCTGAAGGGTCAGAACCTGATCGAATAG
- a CDS encoding cupin domain-containing protein translates to MHPEILTQEGYTAVSVTESPVRELFPGIRLRPLWSGPSGAQANVLEMDPGTSWPRRDVHEPGPEEVYVVAGTFNDGARDYPAGTFLHAPAGSWHVPATTTGCTLFVFYPEG, encoded by the coding sequence ATGCATCCCGAGATCCTCACCCAAGAGGGCTACACCGCCGTCTCCGTCACCGAATCCCCCGTCCGTGAACTCTTTCCCGGAATCCGGCTGCGTCCACTCTGGAGCGGGCCGTCCGGGGCGCAGGCCAACGTGCTGGAGATGGACCCGGGTACGTCGTGGCCGCGCCGCGACGTCCACGAGCCCGGCCCGGAGGAGGTCTACGTGGTCGCGGGCACGTTCAACGACGGCGCGCGCGACTACCCGGCCGGGACGTTCCTGCACGCCCCGGCGGGGTCGTGGCACGTGCCCGCCACCACGACCGGCTGCACGCTGTTCGTCTTCTATCCGGAAGGGTAG
- a CDS encoding GlxA family transcriptional regulator → MHRVVALVRPVQSTFELGCAAEVFGTRRAGVPQYYEFEVCTETPGPVPTTSGYALSVSRGLSALASADTVLIPGWAPVEAPLSTRVRRALLRAHARGARLVTICSGVFALARTGLLDGRSATTHWARAAQLEREFPQVRVEPDVLYVDHGDVATSAGAGAGIDLCLHLVRRDHGAAHAALIARHMVMPPHREGGQAQYAPPPPPADALDGLLEWAGARLGAPLSVRDLAAYLSVSPRTLTRRFADQLGTSPGAWLLSRRVAEARTLLEETDLPVETIAARVGLTSAVNLRRRFRAQVGTTPGAYRRAFRGS, encoded by the coding sequence ATGCATCGTGTGGTGGCCCTGGTGCGGCCGGTGCAGTCGACATTCGAACTCGGTTGCGCGGCCGAGGTGTTCGGCACGCGGCGGGCCGGGGTGCCGCAGTACTACGAATTCGAGGTGTGCACGGAGACGCCCGGCCCGGTGCCGACGACGTCCGGGTACGCACTGTCGGTGTCGCGGGGACTGTCCGCCCTCGCTTCCGCGGACACCGTGCTGATCCCGGGCTGGGCGCCGGTGGAGGCGCCGCTGTCCACCCGGGTGCGCCGCGCGCTGCTGCGGGCACACGCGCGCGGGGCGCGGCTGGTCACCATCTGCTCCGGGGTCTTCGCACTGGCCCGTACGGGCCTGCTGGACGGACGCTCGGCGACGACGCACTGGGCGCGCGCCGCACAGCTGGAGCGAGAGTTCCCCCAGGTGCGCGTGGAGCCGGACGTACTCTACGTGGACCACGGTGACGTCGCCACGAGCGCCGGAGCGGGCGCGGGCATCGACCTGTGCCTGCACCTGGTCCGGCGGGATCACGGGGCGGCGCACGCCGCGCTGATCGCGCGCCACATGGTGATGCCACCGCACCGCGAGGGCGGCCAGGCACAGTACGCGCCACCTCCGCCGCCCGCGGACGCGCTGGACGGGCTGCTCGAGTGGGCCGGCGCGCGCCTCGGGGCACCGCTGTCGGTGCGCGATCTGGCCGCGTATCTCAGCGTCTCGCCTCGCACGCTCACCCGGCGCTTCGCCGATCAGCTCGGCACGAGCCCGGGTGCGTGGCTGCTGTCGCGGCGGGTGGCCGAGGCCCGCACCCTCCTGGAGGAGACCGACCTGCCGGTGGAGACGATCGCGGCGCGCGTCGGCCTGACTTCGGCGGTCAACCTGCGCCGCCGCTTCCGCGCCCAGGTGGGCACGACGCCGGGCGCCTACCGGCGCGCGTTCCGGGGCTCGTGA
- a CDS encoding LppA family lipoprotein, producing the protein MTVLRWPRGALRWSAVLAVAASTGGCATLLGEPAPPPSAEEIAAAAAELAGLPSSEAAERDVESVVERITAAASAIEPGLRWSRSEDRALGSCYGPYEHTGGRRVVLPRHRAEGSLPPDAWPGFQETARVLAWSVGATDMLPAAGSSPDRHVTFEGSDAAKWDSNTQLSVFADARSMTVTATVGCRLPERPGG; encoded by the coding sequence ATGACCGTTTTGCGATGGCCGCGCGGCGCGCTGCGCTGGTCTGCCGTGCTCGCGGTGGCGGCTTCGACCGGGGGATGCGCGACCCTCCTAGGTGAACCGGCCCCGCCGCCTTCGGCCGAGGAGATCGCCGCCGCAGCAGCCGAATTGGCTGGCTTGCCGTCTTCTGAGGCGGCCGAGCGGGACGTGGAGTCGGTGGTCGAGCGGATCACCGCCGCCGCGTCGGCGATCGAACCGGGATTGCGGTGGAGCCGGAGCGAGGACCGTGCGCTGGGTTCCTGCTACGGCCCATACGAGCACACCGGCGGCAGGCGTGTCGTCCTACCGCGCCACCGGGCCGAGGGTTCGCTGCCGCCGGATGCATGGCCCGGTTTCCAGGAAACGGCCCGCGTTCTGGCCTGGTCCGTCGGCGCGACGGACATGCTGCCCGCCGCCGGCTCGTCACCGGACCGGCACGTCACCTTCGAGGGGTCGGATGCGGCGAAATGGGACAGCAACACCCAGCTGTCGGTGTTCGCCGACGCCCGGTCGATGACCGTCACCGCTACCGTGGGCTGCCGCCTGCCCGAGCGGCCGGGTGGCTGA
- a CDS encoding TetR/AcrR family transcriptional regulator, with translation MTERADGVDERIMDAALDRILQFGIRRASLEDIARMAGLSRITIHRRFAGKDNLIEAVLARETRRMLAEVTAIAATADSVDAQIEDTMLYVLLQTRIHRLVTQLLRVAPDEALRFSTVQGERLVSIGIEYIVGILTHARSAGLIAAYDPHPVAELVARLAHSLLLTPGGGSVDFTDDERARAFVRTTIVPLIKHGITRPDEELTHDHVRDRPGTAPRPAP, from the coding sequence ATGACGGAGCGGGCCGACGGCGTCGACGAGCGGATCATGGACGCCGCGCTGGACCGGATCCTGCAGTTCGGGATCCGCCGGGCCAGCCTCGAGGACATCGCCCGCATGGCCGGGCTCAGCCGGATCACCATCCACCGCCGGTTCGCGGGCAAGGACAACCTGATCGAGGCGGTACTCGCCCGGGAGACCCGCCGCATGCTCGCCGAGGTCACCGCGATCGCCGCCACCGCCGACAGCGTGGACGCCCAGATCGAGGACACGATGCTGTACGTCCTCTTGCAGACCCGCATCCACCGGCTGGTCACCCAATTGCTGCGGGTCGCGCCCGACGAAGCGCTGCGCTTCTCCACCGTGCAGGGCGAACGCTTGGTGTCCATCGGCATCGAGTACATCGTCGGCATCCTCACCCATGCCCGGTCCGCGGGCCTCATCGCGGCGTACGACCCGCACCCGGTCGCCGAACTCGTTGCCCGCCTCGCCCATTCGCTGCTGCTCACTCCAGGCGGAGGCAGCGTCGACTTCACCGACGACGAGCGCGCCCGCGCCTTCGTCCGCACCACCATCGTGCCGCTGATAAAACACGGCATCACCCGCCCCGACGAGGAGCTCACCCATGACCACGTCCGCGACCGTCCCGGCACGGCACCCCGCCCGGCCCCGTAA
- a CDS encoding oxygenase MpaB family protein, with the protein MTTSATVPARHPARPRKAPGLGPFSALLGIGKPSPRRWQLLGESLLVGDEPMDRLVEWMYAEGMAVTRPLFERALRSGIDSIPDAPAPLRAFFGVVEDTPAWVDPALLREGERVFRSGGNDGLYFARDVSFIGGYLASGFNKTLLRTGALEKGPARRFAETLQWAMDVSTENGMDRYGVGYRSTLHVRLIHSLVRRHVGAMPDWRTEDWGLPINQTDMAATLVGALLAPVVGGMALGVILSPRELTAAAHLTRYVGWLIGVEEQWLPTGFRDGIAILDHCLTAITNPDETSRQLARPMADDPLNWSYPNLPALRGRLARARHLSVSSAFLGPKAMRTLGLPAYVPPWYPALRIPVNLVRTAYTHLTPGGLDRAAVQGRRQQEAFLRRLIGETSATIGQSAPPLERTA; encoded by the coding sequence ATGACCACGTCCGCGACCGTCCCGGCACGGCACCCCGCCCGGCCCCGTAAGGCGCCCGGCCTGGGTCCCTTCTCCGCGCTGCTGGGCATCGGGAAACCGTCTCCGCGGCGCTGGCAGCTGCTCGGCGAATCCCTGCTGGTCGGCGACGAGCCGATGGACCGTCTGGTCGAGTGGATGTACGCCGAAGGCATGGCCGTCACGCGGCCATTGTTCGAGCGAGCGCTCCGGTCGGGCATCGACAGCATCCCCGACGCTCCCGCGCCGCTGCGCGCATTCTTCGGCGTCGTCGAGGACACCCCGGCCTGGGTCGACCCGGCCCTGTTGCGCGAGGGCGAGCGGGTGTTCCGTTCCGGGGGCAACGACGGGCTGTATTTCGCTCGCGACGTCTCGTTCATCGGCGGCTATCTGGCCTCCGGATTCAACAAGACGCTGCTGCGCACCGGCGCCCTGGAGAAGGGCCCTGCCCGCCGGTTCGCCGAAACCCTGCAATGGGCGATGGACGTGTCCACCGAGAACGGCATGGACCGGTACGGCGTCGGCTACCGCTCCACTTTGCACGTGCGGCTCATCCACTCCCTGGTCCGGCGGCACGTCGGCGCCATGCCCGACTGGCGCACCGAGGATTGGGGCCTGCCGATCAACCAGACCGACATGGCCGCCACCTTGGTCGGCGCGCTGCTCGCGCCCGTCGTCGGCGGCATGGCGCTCGGTGTCATCCTGTCCCCCCGCGAACTGACGGCCGCCGCGCACCTAACCCGATACGTGGGCTGGCTCATCGGTGTCGAGGAACAATGGCTGCCCACCGGCTTCCGCGACGGCATCGCCATCCTCGACCACTGCCTGACCGCCATCACCAATCCCGACGAGACCAGCCGCCAGCTCGCCCGGCCCATGGCCGACGATCCGCTGAACTGGTCCTACCCCAATCTGCCCGCGCTGCGGGGCCGCCTGGCCCGCGCCCGGCATCTGTCCGTCAGCAGTGCCTTCCTCGGGCCGAAAGCGATGCGGACGCTCGGGCTGCCCGCCTACGTCCCGCCGTGGTACCCCGCCTTGCGCATTCCCGTCAATCTCGTCCGCACCGCCTACACCCACCTGACCCCCGGCGGGCTCGACCGCGCCGCCGTTCAGGGCCGGCGGCAGCAAGAAGCCTTCCTGCGACGCCTGATCGGCGAAACCAGCGCCACCATCGGCCAGTCCGCGCCGCCGCTGGAACGCACCGCCTGA
- a CDS encoding FAD-dependent monooxygenase, with amino-acid sequence MNETCEVVVVGAGPVGLMLACELGLAGVDVLVVERRTDPDRTIKAGAINVPTAQALYRRGLLPQLRAEQDAALARFAEFRRNSGVPPIGAGRRPAVGHFAGIMLDVDAVDFDDPDFADAGPAAEVFLVAQQSIEAILARRAAELGVEVRRGTQVTGFRDDGAGVTVDCGDHTVRAGWLVGCDGGRSGVRKIAGFEFPGLGPEITGRQAIVDMTGAEDLRMGWNTTASGLYAYGPMPGRVLTVEPDGPPADRETPVTAAELQHSIRAVSGVPVVVTAVHSATRFTDNTRQVPDYRKGRVLLAGDAAHVHSPFGGQGLNLGIGDAVDLGWKLAAVVRGWAPEGLLATYTAERHPIGAWVLEWTRAQVALMRTDARSRALRAVAAELLASRDGATSVFKSISGVRHRYDLGGGHPLVGSATPDIELADGTRLGEYFTGPEAVLLDLTDSADLRSRAAGWSARVRVVTAKPAQPRELSALLIRPDGCVAWAAEGGDLDGLEESLARWFGARTHA; translated from the coding sequence ATGAACGAGACATGTGAAGTGGTGGTCGTGGGAGCCGGGCCGGTCGGGCTGATGCTGGCCTGTGAGCTAGGGCTGGCGGGGGTGGATGTGCTGGTGGTGGAGCGCCGCACGGACCCGGACCGCACCATCAAGGCCGGGGCGATCAATGTGCCGACCGCTCAGGCCCTGTATCGCCGCGGGCTGCTTCCGCAACTGCGCGCCGAGCAGGACGCCGCGCTTGCCCGGTTCGCGGAGTTCCGGCGCAACAGCGGTGTGCCGCCGATCGGCGCCGGACGGCGGCCCGCGGTGGGGCATTTCGCGGGCATCATGCTGGACGTGGACGCCGTCGACTTCGACGACCCCGATTTCGCCGATGCGGGTCCGGCCGCCGAGGTCTTCCTGGTGGCCCAGCAGTCCATCGAGGCGATACTCGCCCGGCGCGCCGCCGAGCTCGGCGTGGAGGTCCGGCGCGGGACGCAGGTGACCGGATTCCGCGACGACGGTGCGGGCGTCACCGTCGATTGCGGTGACCACACCGTGCGCGCCGGCTGGCTGGTCGGTTGCGACGGCGGGCGCAGCGGCGTTCGTAAGATCGCCGGATTCGAGTTCCCTGGCTTGGGCCCGGAGATCACCGGCCGTCAGGCGATCGTGGACATGACCGGCGCCGAGGATCTCCGGATGGGCTGGAACACCACCGCTTCCGGCCTCTATGCCTACGGTCCGATGCCCGGCCGTGTTCTCACCGTCGAACCGGACGGTCCGCCCGCCGACCGCGAAACCCCCGTGACAGCCGCCGAACTGCAGCACAGCATCCGTGCCGTGAGCGGTGTCCCGGTGGTCGTCACCGCGGTGCATTCGGCTACCCGCTTCACCGACAACACCCGTCAGGTCCCCGATTACCGCAAGGGCCGGGTGCTGCTGGCCGGTGACGCCGCGCACGTGCACTCACCTTTCGGAGGACAGGGTCTGAACCTCGGTATCGGCGACGCTGTCGATCTGGGCTGGAAGCTGGCCGCCGTCGTGCGCGGCTGGGCACCGGAAGGTCTGCTCGCCACCTATACCGCGGAACGCCATCCGATCGGCGCATGGGTGCTGGAATGGACGCGGGCGCAGGTCGCGCTGATGCGCACCGATGCCCGCAGCCGCGCCCTGCGCGCCGTCGCCGCCGAACTGCTTGCCTCCCGGGACGGTGCTACCAGCGTGTTCAAGAGCATCTCCGGTGTCCGGCATCGTTACGATCTCGGCGGTGGACACCCGCTGGTCGGATCGGCCACTCCCGACATCGAGTTGGCCGACGGCACCCGCCTCGGCGAGTATTTCACCGGGCCCGAGGCCGTCCTGCTCGACCTCACCGATTCGGCCGACCTGCGCTCCCGCGCCGCGGGGTGGTCCGCGCGAGTGCGGGTCGTCACCGCGAAACCGGCTCAGCCGCGCGAACTCTCGGCCCTCCTGATCCGTCCCGACGGCTGCGTTGCCTGGGCTGCCGAAGGCGGCGACCTGGACGGACTGGAGGAATCGCTGGCCCGTTGGTTCGGCGCTCGCACCCACGCCTGA